A stretch of the Blastocatellia bacterium genome encodes the following:
- a CDS encoding NAD-dependent deacetylase codes for MGKILDNKIPKEVINKLEQAQKIVVFTGAGISASAKLPTLSGPNSTPVWEFNFIADLLSAEKITGKSVLHLRLLDDLLAKTRAAKPTPAHLALAKLATKFPSLHIITQNFDDLHQRSNNTNLNNCLMLHGEITKSHCLKCSSKQIIETSYKEHWKSKCLCGGDWRTDILLFDEAMSESLWQKAENLAENTDVFISIGSSGEIMPGGLLPAIARRRGAFLIESNLITTEITPHFYFTILGTSDNTVTQLVSYFN; via the coding sequence TTGGGGAAAATACTAGATAACAAAATACCAAAAGAAGTTATAAACAAGCTTGAACAAGCTCAAAAAATAGTGGTTTTTACTGGTGCTGGAATTTCAGCATCGGCTAAACTGCCGACTTTAAGCGGGCCAAATAGCACACCTGTCTGGGAATTTAATTTTATTGCTGACCTGCTTTCAGCAGAAAAAATTACTGGAAAATCTGTTTTACACCTTCGGTTACTAGACGATTTACTAGCAAAAACTCGTGCTGCTAAACCTACACCAGCACATTTAGCTTTAGCTAAACTTGCAACAAAATTTCCTAGTCTCCACATCATTACACAAAATTTTGATGATTTACATCAACGCTCTAATAACACTAACCTCAATAATTGCTTAATGTTACATGGAGAAATTACAAAATCTCATTGCTTAAAATGTAGCTCTAAACAAATTATAGAGACTAGCTATAAGGAACATTGGAAAAGTAAATGCTTATGCGGAGGTGATTGGCGGACAGATATTTTGCTTTTTGATGAAGCAATGTCAGAAAGTCTTTGGCAAAAGGCAGAAAACTTAGCTGAAAACACGGATGTATTTATTTCTATTGGTAGTTCTGGGGAAATTATGCCAGGTGGCTTATTACCAGCAATTGCACGACGTAGAGGAGCATTTTTAATAGAGTCTAATTTAATTACTACTGAAATAACTCCACATTTTTATTTTACAATTTTAGGCACTAGTGATAATACGGTTACACAACTTGTAAGCTATTTTAATTAG
- a CDS encoding class I SAM-dependent methyltransferase, with product MNSQFNTCATEYHKFRPDYPMALFELLIERFKLSSNSLIADVGCGTARASIPFAQQNIKVIGLDPSLEMLQLGQKSCQSLGLPTFFIQSSAEEIALSDKTIDFINCAQAFHWFNPKKAFNEFKRILKPNGGFAIYWNNRDQLTAPYLAEVEELITKYNPKYKGGYQSQDWGKIIEDSQLFTDIEFYRFSHSESLSIDDFIGLTRSFSYVRNALSDEDMSLFTSELQDLLIKNSVSGIVELPYQVKLWCANS from the coding sequence ATGAACTCACAATTTAACACCTGTGCAACAGAATATCATAAGTTTCGCCCAGATTATCCAATGGCTCTTTTTGAGCTATTAATAGAGCGTTTTAAGCTATCTAGCAATAGTCTTATTGCAGATGTTGGTTGTGGTACAGCACGCGCAAGCATTCCTTTTGCTCAGCAAAATATTAAAGTTATAGGGCTTGATCCTAGTTTAGAAATGTTGCAACTAGGCCAAAAGTCTTGTCAGTCCTTGGGTTTGCCCACTTTTTTTATACAATCCAGTGCTGAAGAAATAGCATTATCTGACAAAACTATAGATTTTATCAACTGCGCTCAAGCCTTTCATTGGTTTAACCCTAAAAAAGCCTTTAATGAATTTAAGAGAATCCTTAAACCAAACGGAGGATTTGCTATTTATTGGAATAATCGGGATCAATTGACTGCGCCCTACTTGGCTGAAGTCGAAGAATTAATCACCAAATACAACCCCAAATATAAAGGCGGTTATCAGTCTCAGGATTGGGGAAAAATAATAGAAGACTCTCAACTATTTACTGATATTGAGTTTTATAGGTTTTCTCATAGTGAAAGCTTAAGCATAGATGATTTTATAGGGTTAACTCGTTCGTTTTCTTATGTTCGTAATGCGCTGAGTGATGAAGACATGTCTTTATTTACCAGTGAATTACAAGATTTATTAATAAAAAATAGTGTTAGTGGAATAGTAGAACTACCTTATCAAGTAAAACTTTGGTGTGCAAATAGCTAA
- the dut gene encoding dUTP diphosphatase, producing the protein MQELKIKRLVNTAQLPTQMTVGSAGLDLYAAKETIIPAAKVNKEGFVDIGRATVSTGIAVEIPLGLVGRVGSRSGLSVKHNLEVGAGWIDSDYRGEILVELKNFSAHPFLVNPGERVAQLVLLKLGEYILTEVEELNPTKRGAGGFGSTGVG; encoded by the coding sequence ATGCAAGAGTTAAAAATAAAACGCTTAGTTAATACAGCACAACTTCCAACACAAATGACAGTTGGAAGTGCTGGACTAGATCTTTATGCTGCAAAAGAAACAATTATTCCTGCTGCAAAAGTAAATAAAGAAGGTTTTGTAGATATTGGGCGAGCAACGGTTTCTACAGGAATTGCTGTAGAAATTCCGCTTGGGCTGGTAGGTCGTGTGGGAAGTCGCTCAGGGCTATCGGTAAAACATAATTTAGAAGTTGGAGCAGGCTGGATTGATAGTGATTATCGAGGAGAAATTTTAGTAGAGCTAAAAAATTTTAGCGCACACCCGTTTTTAGTAAATCCGGGTGAGCGCGTTGCTCAATTAGTCTTATTAAAGTTAGGAGAATATATTCTGACAGAAGTAGAAGAACTTAATCCAACTAAGCGTGGAGCAGGAGGTTTTGGTTCAACAGGAGTTGGTTAA
- a CDS encoding PilZ domain-containing protein has protein sequence MSLSGACVSLNRPVEVGQELQVFTCDNSLPNQTSAKACWVQHQNDTWLIGLHFERANKFWKNAGKFFNQLLLNQNLLLHA, from the coding sequence GTGAGTCTTTCTGGTGCTTGTGTTTCCTTAAATAGACCTGTAGAAGTTGGTCAAGAACTACAAGTTTTTACCTGTGATAATTCTCTTCCCAATCAAACTTCAGCAAAAGCCTGTTGGGTACAACACCAAAATGATACCTGGCTAATAGGGTTACATTTTGAACGAGCTAACAAATTTTGGAAAAATGCTGGAAAATTTTTTAACCAACTCCTGTTGAACCAAAACCTCCTGCTCCACGCTTAG